The following are encoded together in the Candidatus Flexicrinis proximus genome:
- a CDS encoding single-stranded DNA-binding protein → MYQQITIIGNVGRDPDLRFTPQGIAVCDFSVAVNKRVGGQNNTEPRDETTWFRVTCWRQLAETVAKYVKKGKQIMVVGEVTASAYTDKNQQPAATLEITAQTVKFLGSRDDSEGGGEGGGGQRYQDDFRPPQQESSGGKSGGQRGGGQRGGRNQAPPENSDDIPF, encoded by the coding sequence ATGTATCAGCAAATCACCATCATAGGCAATGTCGGCCGTGATCCAGACTTGAGATTCACGCCGCAGGGCATCGCCGTCTGCGATTTCTCCGTCGCCGTTAACAAGCGCGTCGGTGGCCAGAACAACACCGAGCCGCGCGACGAAACCACCTGGTTCCGCGTCACCTGCTGGCGCCAGTTGGCCGAAACCGTCGCCAAGTATGTCAAGAAGGGCAAGCAGATTATGGTTGTCGGCGAGGTCACCGCCTCGGCCTATACCGATAAAAACCAGCAGCCCGCGGCCACCCTCGAAATCACCGCCCAGACCGTTAAGTTCCTCGGCAGCCGCGATGACAGTGAAGGCGGCGGCGAAGGCGGCGGCGGTCAGCGCTATCAGGATGACTTCCGTCCTCCCCAGCAGGAGTCCTCCGGCGGTAAAAGCGGTGGCCAGCGGGGCGGCGGTCAGCGCGGCGGCCGCAATCAGGCGCCCCCGGAAAATAGCGACGACATCCCGTTCTAG
- a CDS encoding alpha/beta hydrolase, producing the protein MSAITVGGDLVHYEVLGRGRSVVLLHGWVGSWRYWVPSMQHLHLKFKVYAVDLFGFGDSAKNPRRYGMDEQVRMVIEFLRMLQLRKVAVVGHGLGAWVAAELARRSPDVIARMMLISTPLFTPPDLSNRQSPSRAIASPINRAEGDADKTIYNVDEFRRDAPLASLGRGGYDDKPISRPRQPKIADPADPTLPNARLINRAQLEKAALAASSREVIPAFMKTNEDNPLYKLLSNQEPSVLLNRTFRRQDTQYEKLAQDVSRTDTRVLTETAAHYDPGAILDALRVLSMPVMLVHGMSDPLIAPPEEAVWNYLTQEKEDLCVPVPVPAGHFPMYEYYSFPRMLGGFLDAPDISKLEIKERWRRRSR; encoded by the coding sequence ATGAGCGCGATCACCGTCGGCGGCGATCTGGTGCATTACGAGGTGCTGGGGCGTGGGCGCTCGGTCGTGCTGCTGCACGGCTGGGTGGGCAGCTGGCGGTACTGGGTACCTTCGATGCAGCATCTGCACCTGAAATTCAAGGTGTACGCCGTGGACCTGTTCGGATTCGGGGATAGCGCGAAGAACCCGCGCCGCTACGGGATGGACGAGCAGGTACGGATGGTGATCGAGTTCCTGCGGATGCTCCAGCTGCGGAAAGTGGCGGTGGTCGGCCACGGGCTGGGCGCGTGGGTCGCGGCGGAGCTGGCGCGACGGTCGCCGGACGTCATCGCGCGGATGATGCTGATCAGCACGCCGTTGTTCACGCCGCCGGACTTGTCGAACCGGCAGTCGCCGTCACGGGCAATCGCCAGCCCGATCAACCGGGCGGAGGGCGATGCCGACAAAACGATATACAACGTGGACGAGTTCCGCAGAGATGCGCCGCTGGCATCGCTGGGGCGCGGCGGATACGACGATAAACCGATCAGCAGGCCGCGCCAGCCGAAAATCGCCGATCCGGCAGATCCGACGCTGCCCAACGCACGGCTGATTAACCGCGCGCAGTTGGAGAAGGCGGCACTGGCCGCCTCAAGCCGCGAAGTCATCCCGGCCTTTATGAAAACCAACGAGGACAATCCGCTCTACAAGCTGCTGAGCAACCAGGAGCCAAGCGTGTTGCTCAACCGGACATTCCGGCGGCAGGACACGCAGTACGAAAAGCTGGCGCAGGACGTCAGCCGGACAGATACGCGAGTCCTGACGGAGACCGCCGCCCATTACGATCCCGGTGCGATTCTGGATGCGCTGCGCGTATTGTCGATGCCAGTAATGCTCGTCCATGGCATGTCCGATCCACTGATCGCGCCGCCCGAGGAGGCGGTTTGGAACTATCTGACACAGGAGAAAGAAGACCTGTGCGTACCGGTCCCCGTGCCAGCGGGCCACTTTCCGATGTACGAGTACTACAGCTTCCCGCGCATGTTGGGCGGGTTCCTGGATGCCCCCGACATTTCCAAGCTGGAAATCAAGGAACGCTGGCGCCGGCGGTCGAGATAA
- a CDS encoding pentapeptide repeat-containing protein, whose translation MVRWLRKKIRAQISARVSRETLLSQAVHGDNITALAAIEELKERLLFQDGTLQGLSFAGARLHKVQLAKARLQLTDFTGAVLTSCYLGDTDLSKARLLKANLADGNLRECKLVDADLTGAVLRGAHLAKADLRGAVLRSTDLTGANLWQAHLHAANFTGAVLTQANLSGANFNPHTIMPDGRNWHSELDLSLYTGRPIIA comes from the coding sequence GTGGTTCGTTGGCTCAGGAAGAAAATCCGCGCGCAGATCAGTGCGCGTGTCTCTCGCGAGACGCTCCTGTCGCAGGCCGTTCATGGCGACAATATCACCGCGCTGGCCGCCATCGAAGAATTGAAGGAACGCCTCCTGTTTCAGGATGGCACGCTTCAGGGCTTGAGTTTTGCCGGCGCCCGGCTTCACAAAGTGCAATTGGCGAAAGCGCGCCTCCAGCTAACAGACTTTACCGGCGCAGTCCTCACCAGTTGCTATTTGGGCGACACCGACCTCTCGAAAGCCAGGCTGCTCAAGGCTAATCTGGCCGATGGCAATCTGCGCGAATGCAAACTCGTCGACGCTGACCTGACCGGCGCGGTGCTCCGCGGCGCCCACCTGGCCAAAGCCGACCTGCGCGGTGCCGTGCTGCGCAGTACCGACTTGACCGGCGCCAACCTCTGGCAGGCGCATCTGCATGCCGCCAACTTCACCGGCGCCGTTCTGACTCAGGCCAACCTGAGCGGCGCAAACTTTAATCCGCATACCATCATGCCGGACGGCCGGAACTGGCATTCTGAACTGGATCTGTCGCTCTATACCGGCCGCCCGATTATCGCCTAG
- a CDS encoding thiamine diphosphokinase yields MTALIFANGDALDGPMVRKWLQRGAGATIIAADGGAHIATQYGLRPHLVIGDMDSVTPDLLADLEATGAKIARFPAAKDETDLELALIAAAEDDHNPIIVFGGVGNRLDQTLANVYLLALPGLEGRTVRMAAGREEVALLRPGEHVIHGKADDTISLLPIGGAADGVRTEGLAYPLRGETLMFGPARGVSNVMLGAEARVSLEKGFLLLIHTDGRA; encoded by the coding sequence ATGACCGCGCTGATTTTTGCCAACGGGGATGCGCTTGACGGTCCGATGGTGCGAAAGTGGCTGCAGCGGGGCGCAGGCGCAACCATCATCGCGGCGGACGGCGGCGCACACATCGCCACACAATACGGGCTGCGGCCGCACCTCGTTATCGGCGACATGGACTCGGTTACACCGGACCTGCTGGCTGACCTTGAAGCGACGGGCGCGAAAATCGCGCGGTTTCCAGCCGCCAAGGACGAGACCGACCTGGAACTGGCGCTGATCGCGGCAGCCGAGGACGACCACAACCCGATCATCGTTTTCGGCGGCGTGGGCAACCGGCTCGACCAAACGCTCGCCAACGTGTATCTGCTGGCGCTGCCGGGGCTGGAAGGCCGTACGGTGCGGATGGCGGCGGGACGCGAGGAAGTTGCGCTGCTGCGCCCGGGCGAACACGTGATCCACGGAAAAGCGGACGATACGATTTCGCTATTGCCGATTGGCGGCGCGGCGGACGGTGTACGGACGGAAGGGCTTGCCTATCCACTGAGGGGCGAGACGCTGATGTTCGGCCCGGCGCGCGGCGTCAGCAACGTGATGCTGGGCGCAGAGGCGCGGGTATCGCTGGAAAAAGGTTTCCTGCTGCTGATCCATACGGACGGACGCGCGTGA
- a CDS encoding anion transporter: MPLLTAVLVVGIYAAIAIGRVPYLRMNRAQIALVGAALLVLVGALSEEQALRSLDMGTILLLGAMMVLNVNLRLSGFFRWVGVYTLRMGRSPRSLLALIIAASGVLSALFLNDPVCLMFTPLVVELTLRLKRNPVPYLVGLGAAANVGSVATITGNPQNIIIGQASKIPYLEFLAYLGPVALVGLVICWIVILYIYRQEFATPLTRVELPAPRTYNPLLARTIGVTAALLAAFLVGVPIVTATCIAAGALMLSRLRPQKLLALEWDLLAFFAGLFVVTGAIEATGLSEQLFAAVSPILKSGIPAFTVVTGVLSNVVSNVPAVLLMRPEIASFPDPHQAWLVLAMASTLAGNFTLLGSAATLIVAEVAAAGGVRLGFVEYLKAGIPITILTLIAGVAWLSAVT; encoded by the coding sequence ATGCCCCTGCTGACCGCCGTGCTTGTCGTCGGGATTTACGCTGCGATTGCCATCGGGCGGGTGCCGTATCTGCGTATGAACCGCGCGCAGATCGCGCTGGTGGGGGCGGCGCTGCTGGTGCTGGTCGGCGCGCTGAGCGAGGAACAGGCGCTGCGCTCGCTGGATATGGGGACGATCCTACTGCTGGGCGCGATGATGGTGCTGAACGTGAACCTGCGCCTGAGCGGGTTTTTCCGGTGGGTGGGGGTGTACACCTTGCGGATGGGACGCAGCCCGCGGAGCCTGCTGGCGCTGATTATCGCGGCCTCGGGCGTGCTGTCGGCGCTGTTCCTGAACGATCCGGTGTGCCTGATGTTCACGCCGCTGGTGGTGGAGCTGACGCTGCGGCTCAAGCGCAATCCGGTGCCATATCTGGTCGGGTTAGGCGCGGCGGCCAACGTTGGATCAGTGGCGACGATCACCGGTAACCCGCAGAACATCATCATCGGCCAGGCCAGTAAGATCCCCTACCTCGAATTCCTCGCCTACCTGGGGCCGGTCGCGTTGGTCGGGCTGGTGATCTGCTGGATCGTGATCCTGTACATTTACCGTCAGGAATTCGCGACGCCCCTCACGCGCGTCGAACTGCCCGCACCACGCACGTATAATCCGCTGCTGGCCCGGACGATTGGCGTCACGGCGGCGCTGTTGGCTGCGTTTCTGGTCGGCGTGCCCATCGTGACGGCCACGTGCATCGCGGCGGGGGCACTAATGCTGTCCCGGCTGCGGCCGCAGAAGCTGCTGGCGCTGGAATGGGACCTGCTGGCGTTTTTCGCCGGATTATTCGTCGTCACCGGCGCAATCGAGGCGACCGGGCTGAGCGAACAACTCTTTGCCGCGGTGTCGCCAATCCTGAAGAGCGGCATCCCGGCATTCACAGTGGTGACCGGCGTATTGAGCAACGTCGTCAGCAACGTGCCGGCGGTACTGCTGATGCGCCCGGAAATCGCCAGCTTCCCCGACCCACATCAGGCGTGGCTGGTGCTGGCGATGGCGTCGACACTGGCGGGAAATTTCACGCTGCTCGGGTCGGCTGCGACGCTGATTGTGGCGGAAGTAGCCGCGGCGGGCGGGGTGCGGCTGGGATTTGTAGAGTATCTGAAGGCCGGCATCCCGATCACGATCTTGACTCTGATCGCCGGCGTGGCGTGGCTTTCCGCTGTAACATGA
- a CDS encoding DUF402 domain-containing protein, whose product MNTVSVEKRKADGTLVIRYRCVIIEHQPEYTLCGGRFEIEVLKPYVHFRIGDRTVETFYPDRWYNILELHDVDDDRLKGWYCNIARPAQIAVEAGSLLIVYEDLALDVFVSPVGDLLVLDEDELAELQLPAGELERVWAALEQLREQLARRDNPFDHLEG is encoded by the coding sequence GTGAACACGGTAAGCGTCGAGAAGCGCAAGGCAGACGGTACGCTGGTCATCCGCTACCGGTGCGTCATCATCGAGCATCAGCCGGAATACACGCTGTGCGGGGGGCGCTTCGAGATAGAAGTGCTGAAGCCCTACGTGCATTTCCGGATTGGCGACCGGACCGTTGAGACGTTCTATCCTGACCGCTGGTACAATATCCTTGAGCTGCATGATGTCGACGACGACCGGCTGAAGGGCTGGTACTGTAACATCGCGCGGCCGGCGCAGATCGCAGTTGAGGCGGGAAGCCTGCTCATCGTCTACGAAGATCTGGCGCTGGACGTGTTCGTCAGCCCTGTTGGGGACCTGTTGGTTTTAGATGAAGACGAACTGGCTGAGTTACAGTTACCCGCAGGCGAGCTTGAACGCGTGTGGGCGGCGCTTGAACAGCTCCGCGAGCAGCTTGCACGGCGAGACAATCCATTCGATCACCTTGAAGGTTAG
- a CDS encoding ABC transporter ATP-binding protein produces the protein MADLIIETRDLVKRFGKFTAVDGLSLEVPAGSIYGFLGPNGAGKTTTMRMLTTLTRPTSGEAWVGGHSVVTDQIAVRRAIGYMPDEFGVYDDLRVWEYLDFFAACYDIAEGERKKLINDLLALVDLTHKRDDMVDKLSRGMKQRLSLARTLAHDPAVLILDEPASGLDPRARIEIRELMVELAKMGKTIFFSTHILADVENICTHIGIVEAGKLVMQGSMSELKARLMPHRELFVTLKDDGAAQTARSVALGVAGVVAAEILEPKGGRSRVRIDFQGDDDGVAAVSQALAAAGLAILGFQEEVRDLESVFMKVTQGIVS, from the coding sequence ATGGCTGACTTGATAATCGAAACCCGTGACCTTGTGAAACGCTTCGGCAAGTTCACCGCCGTCGACGGCTTGTCGCTGGAAGTGCCGGCCGGATCGATTTACGGCTTCCTGGGGCCGAACGGCGCGGGGAAGACCACGACGATGCGGATGCTGACCACCCTCACCCGCCCGACGAGCGGCGAGGCGTGGGTGGGCGGCCACTCGGTGGTGACCGATCAGATTGCCGTGCGGCGGGCGATCGGCTATATGCCGGACGAATTCGGCGTCTACGACGACCTGCGCGTGTGGGAATATCTGGACTTTTTCGCTGCTTGCTACGACATCGCCGAAGGCGAACGCAAGAAGCTGATCAACGATCTGCTGGCGCTGGTCGACCTGACGCATAAGCGCGACGATATGGTCGATAAGCTGAGCCGGGGCATGAAGCAGAGATTGTCGCTGGCGCGGACGCTGGCGCACGATCCGGCGGTGCTGATCCTCGATGAGCCGGCCAGCGGCCTCGATCCACGAGCGCGCATCGAAATCCGCGAATTGATGGTCGAACTGGCGAAGATGGGCAAGACGATCTTCTTCAGCACGCACATCCTGGCCGACGTGGAGAATATCTGCACGCACATCGGCATCGTGGAAGCTGGAAAGCTGGTCATGCAGGGGTCGATGAGCGAACTCAAGGCGCGGTTGATGCCGCACCGCGAGCTGTTCGTGACGCTGAAGGACGACGGCGCGGCGCAGACGGCGCGTTCGGTCGCGTTGGGAGTCGCGGGGGTGGTGGCGGCGGAAATCCTGGAACCCAAGGGCGGCCGCTCACGGGTGCGGATCGACTTCCAGGGCGACGACGACGGCGTGGCGGCGGTCAGTCAGGCGCTGGCGGCGGCCGGATTGGCAATCCTGGGTTTCCAGGAGGAAGTGCGCGACCTCGAGTCGGTGTTCATGAAGGTGACGCAAGGGATCGTGAGTTAG
- a CDS encoding response regulator: MGKILIAEDERDIRELVVFTLELLGGHTVLQAADGEEALALAQSEHPDLILLDMRMPRLGGLETCRRLKALPDVRDIPVVILSARGLDDEVQAGLDAGASAYLVKPFDTDQLVSDVEQLMAQV, encoded by the coding sequence ATGGGAAAGATCTTAATTGCAGAAGACGAGCGAGACATCCGCGAACTGGTGGTCTTTACGCTCGAACTGCTGGGAGGGCATACGGTGCTGCAGGCCGCGGACGGCGAGGAAGCGTTGGCACTCGCCCAGAGCGAGCACCCAGACCTGATCCTACTGGACATGCGTATGCCCAGGTTGGGCGGCCTGGAGACGTGCCGGAGACTTAAGGCGCTGCCAGATGTGCGCGATATTCCAGTGGTGATCCTCTCGGCGCGAGGACTTGACGATGAGGTGCAGGCCGGGCTGGATGCCGGCGCGAGCGCGTATCTGGTGAAGCCATTTGATACGGATCAATTGGTGTCGGATGTCGAACAACTTATGGCGCAGGTCTAG
- a CDS encoding CoA-binding protein: MNDQQMHDLLSAARTIAVVGHSDDPSRTSYQIASFLRRAGYVVFAVNPTIAEAAGRPVYATLADIPVHVDIVNVFRRSEYLPDVAREAAAIGAKAVWAQLGVEHRDAVDIAQAANMALVMDKCIKVEYMRLDVERDHEELAANVTQEVPRPSLLEDYPEDAG, from the coding sequence ATGAACGATCAACAGATGCACGACCTTCTCAGCGCAGCGCGGACGATTGCCGTGGTCGGCCATTCCGACGACCCCTCGCGCACCAGCTACCAGATTGCCTCGTTCCTGCGCCGGGCCGGATACGTCGTTTTCGCCGTCAACCCGACCATTGCCGAGGCGGCCGGCCGGCCGGTCTACGCGACACTGGCCGATATCCCAGTGCATGTCGACATCGTCAACGTGTTCCGGCGCAGCGAATATCTGCCCGACGTTGCGCGCGAGGCCGCGGCGATCGGCGCAAAAGCGGTGTGGGCGCAGCTGGGTGTCGAGCACCGCGACGCGGTCGATATCGCGCAGGCTGCCAATATGGCGCTGGTGATGGACAAGTGCATTAAGGTCGAGTACATGCGGCTGGACGTGGAGCGTGACCACGAGGAACTTGCCGCGAACGTGACGCAGGAAGTGCCCCGGCCCTCGCTGCTGGAAGACTACCCCGAAGACGCCGGCTGA